A single Vicinamibacterales bacterium DNA region contains:
- a CDS encoding cytochrome c produces MHKTTFLALAVIAIAGAADGRLGSAAPGQSPPPVIAALAPSPPDGPPPDPTAVARGTTLYETTLNCAACHGVTGRGGPGNAPDVTKSALAMQPDNGRALAAFLRAGRVEKGMPAVPTLTGAQAADLSAKLRSLGFAAAQTPGAQRAGGRGARPGLPAALAGQQLSIVVGDPALGKTFFNGPIGRCSSCHSVVDGQQSAAANLAHIASTYPEPKTLQNAMLLNRDLGWSPRTSKDVTATITYRDGRTLKGYLSSVSDFNVVIRDDNGTETVVTRADGEPRVVLTDRLQHHLDLLAKYSDNDIHNLTAYLVTLK; encoded by the coding sequence ATGCACAAGACGACGTTTCTTGCCCTGGCGGTCATCGCCATCGCCGGCGCGGCGGACGGACGACTCGGCAGCGCCGCACCCGGACAGTCCCCACCGCCAGTGATCGCGGCGCTCGCGCCGTCGCCGCCGGACGGGCCGCCGCCGGATCCTACCGCGGTCGCACGAGGAACGACACTCTACGAAACGACGCTCAATTGTGCCGCGTGCCACGGCGTGACGGGACGCGGCGGCCCGGGCAACGCGCCGGATGTCACCAAGTCGGCGCTCGCCATGCAGCCCGACAACGGCCGCGCGCTGGCGGCGTTCCTGCGGGCCGGCCGGGTCGAGAAGGGGATGCCCGCCGTCCCAACTCTGACCGGGGCGCAGGCTGCCGACCTGTCTGCGAAGCTGCGGTCGCTTGGTTTTGCCGCGGCGCAGACGCCGGGCGCACAGCGTGCCGGTGGGCGCGGCGCGCGGCCCGGACTGCCGGCGGCGCTCGCCGGCCAGCAGCTCTCGATCGTGGTCGGCGATCCGGCACTCGGGAAGACGTTCTTCAACGGGCCGATCGGCCGGTGCTCGTCGTGCCATTCCGTCGTCGACGGCCAACAGAGCGCCGCTGCGAACCTGGCGCACATCGCCAGCACGTACCCGGAGCCGAAGACGCTGCAGAACGCGATGCTGCTCAACCGTGATTTGGGCTGGTCGCCGCGAACGAGCAAGGACGTGACCGCGACGATCACCTATCGGGACGGGCGGACGCTGAAGGGCTACCTGTCGAGCGTGTCCGACTTCAATGTCGTCATCCGGGACGACAACGGCACGGAGACGGTCGTCACGCGAGCCGACGGCGAACCCCGGGTCGTGCTGACCGATCGCCTGCAGCATCACCTCGACCTGCTGGCGAAGTACTCCGACAACGACATCCACAACCTCACCGCCTATCTCGTGACACTCAAATGA
- a CDS encoding PQQ-binding-like beta-propeller repeat protein, translating to MSIRPLFAAGAGSLLTVLAVSGAPQEPPPQPARPNQRATIRPVSADELMKSPADDWLTYHGSFSGNHYSPLTQIDKGNVATLKRIWISDTDPAVGQPSRFARGAAGRGTTSVPAGRTGVGPGWAAAGVIASGLIVRDGVIFFTSGPNAYAVDGKSGRQIWHYVARSSGGLSNRGLGIRGDTLYMMANGGLTAIDAATGAERWTKDLGGAVPPIAPMIVRDHVYVASGSDSGTSRSWLESRNAQTGEREWIWYAVPKKGEFGFDTWPSEEEASGGAGTPWQAPTYDPEQNLLIFGTGNPDPIKDARARPGDNLFTDCVVALDADTGVMKWYFQATPHDSHDYDNNQSMSLATVTVAGQPRKVVTWISRNGYFFTVDRTTGENIVTSKVFPSANWAFDRLRSNGTPEAIDNKLLQRGGTLVSPGSEGVANYPAQSFSPQAGLHYTNVVDGYGVFYWSGETFMGTFKNQLRATDPATGKVAWQHDYQEPLGIHARYSSVLTTAGGLLFSGDISGNFVAFDAATGKILWHDELPDASVTGVPVTFTIAGQQYVAVPAGMKIVTYAVK from the coding sequence ATGAGCATCCGACCTCTGTTCGCGGCGGGGGCAGGCAGCCTTCTGACGGTCCTGGCCGTCTCCGGCGCGCCTCAAGAGCCGCCGCCGCAGCCCGCTCGTCCGAATCAGCGCGCCACGATCCGCCCCGTGAGCGCCGACGAGCTCATGAAAAGTCCTGCGGACGACTGGCTGACCTATCACGGGTCGTTCTCCGGCAATCACTACAGCCCGCTGACGCAAATCGACAAGGGGAACGTCGCCACGCTGAAGCGGATATGGATCAGCGACACGGATCCCGCCGTCGGGCAGCCGAGCCGATTCGCGCGCGGCGCGGCGGGCCGCGGCACCACGTCGGTTCCCGCCGGCCGTACGGGTGTGGGGCCAGGTTGGGCGGCGGCCGGCGTGATCGCGTCGGGGCTGATCGTGCGCGACGGCGTCATCTTCTTCACGAGCGGCCCGAACGCCTACGCCGTCGACGGGAAGAGCGGCCGCCAGATCTGGCACTACGTCGCGAGGAGCAGCGGCGGCCTGAGCAATCGGGGCCTCGGGATTCGCGGCGACACGTTGTACATGATGGCGAACGGCGGCCTGACCGCTATCGACGCAGCCACCGGCGCGGAACGTTGGACGAAGGACCTCGGCGGCGCGGTTCCCCCCATCGCCCCGATGATCGTGAGAGATCACGTGTACGTGGCGTCGGGAAGCGACAGCGGCACGTCGCGATCCTGGCTCGAGTCGAGGAACGCGCAGACCGGCGAGCGCGAGTGGATCTGGTACGCGGTCCCGAAGAAAGGGGAATTCGGGTTCGACACGTGGCCGTCCGAGGAAGAGGCGTCCGGCGGCGCCGGCACCCCATGGCAGGCGCCGACCTACGATCCCGAGCAGAACCTGCTCATCTTCGGCACGGGGAATCCCGATCCGATCAAGGACGCGCGCGCCCGCCCCGGCGACAATCTCTTCACCGACTGCGTGGTCGCGCTCGACGCCGACACCGGCGTCATGAAGTGGTACTTCCAGGCCACGCCGCACGATAGCCACGACTACGACAACAACCAGTCGATGTCCCTCGCGACGGTCACGGTCGCGGGGCAACCGCGCAAGGTGGTCACCTGGATCTCGCGCAACGGCTACTTCTTCACTGTCGATCGGACGACCGGCGAGAACATCGTTACGTCGAAAGTGTTTCCCTCCGCGAACTGGGCGTTCGATCGGCTGCGATCGAACGGCACGCCGGAGGCGATCGACAACAAGCTGTTGCAGCGCGGCGGCACTCTCGTGTCGCCCGGTTCCGAGGGGGTCGCCAACTATCCCGCCCAGAGCTTCAGCCCGCAGGCGGGCCTGCACTACACGAACGTCGTCGACGGCTACGGCGTGTTCTACTGGAGCGGCGAGACGTTCATGGGGACGTTCAAGAACCAGCTCCGCGCGACCGATCCGGCGACCGGCAAGGTCGCATGGCAGCACGACTACCAGGAGCCTCTCGGCATCCACGCCCGCTACTCGAGCGTGCTGACGACCGCCGGCGGCCTGCTGTTCTCGGGCGACATCTCGGGAAACTTCGTGGCGTTCGACGCCGCCACCGGAAAGATCCTCTGGCACGACGAGTTGCCCGACGCATCGGTCACGGGCGTGCCCGTGACCTTCACGATTGCGGGCCAGCAGTACGTGGCTGTGCCGGCCGGAATGAAGATCGTGACCTACGCCGTGAAATAG